In one Aromatoleum aromaticum EbN1 genomic region, the following are encoded:
- a CDS encoding DegQ family serine endoprotease, which yields MKNHPFSRSLVVALAAIVPAAIGLLPSPPAFAAAESVAPLVAPNSFGLPDFGDLVERVGPAVVNISVVQERAAPEGGALEDPFYDFLRRFGVPVPGMPGMPGMPGQGGPQISRGIGSGFIVSADGYVLTNAHVVGAGAGAGEGEVQSEVTVRLIDKREFKAKVVGTDPRTDIALLKIDATGLPVVRTGNAEKARVGEWVVAVGSPFGFDNTVTAGIISAKARRLPDENYVPFIQTDVAINPGNSGGPLFNLAGEVIGINSQIYSRSGGFMGISFAIPIDVALNVKDQLIQYGRVQRGKLGVTIQGMTRELAQSFGLAEPKGALVSNVEAGSAADKAGIKAGDVVLGVNGTKIDDSGDLPRIIGDKRPGTEVKLELWRDGRTRTVTATLGEMRGEAIAGGRGEPGSPQGEDAGGKLGLVIRPLTAEEAAQLDVHGGIVIERATGPAQRAGLQRGDVILSLNNQPVSDVASFRTMIEKAGDRFALLIQRGGARIFVPMRVN from the coding sequence ATGAAAAACCATCCGTTCAGCCGCTCGCTCGTCGTCGCTCTCGCCGCCATTGTGCCGGCCGCAATCGGCCTGCTCCCGTCTCCGCCGGCATTCGCCGCGGCGGAATCCGTGGCGCCCCTGGTCGCGCCAAACTCCTTCGGCCTGCCCGATTTCGGTGACCTCGTCGAGCGCGTCGGCCCGGCGGTGGTCAATATCAGTGTCGTGCAGGAACGCGCCGCACCGGAAGGCGGGGCGCTCGAAGATCCGTTCTACGACTTCCTCCGGCGCTTCGGCGTGCCGGTGCCGGGCATGCCGGGGATGCCGGGCATGCCCGGCCAGGGCGGCCCGCAGATCAGTCGCGGCATCGGATCGGGTTTCATCGTCAGTGCCGACGGTTACGTGCTGACCAATGCGCACGTCGTCGGCGCGGGCGCGGGCGCCGGTGAGGGCGAAGTCCAGTCCGAAGTGACCGTGCGGCTCATCGACAAGCGCGAGTTCAAGGCGAAAGTGGTCGGCACCGATCCGCGCACCGACATCGCGCTGCTCAAGATCGACGCCACCGGCCTGCCGGTGGTGCGCACCGGCAACGCCGAGAAAGCGCGCGTCGGCGAATGGGTGGTCGCGGTCGGTTCGCCATTCGGCTTCGACAACACCGTGACGGCAGGCATCATCTCGGCGAAAGCGCGGCGCCTGCCGGACGAGAACTACGTGCCGTTCATCCAGACCGACGTCGCGATCAACCCCGGCAACTCAGGCGGCCCGCTGTTCAACCTCGCTGGCGAAGTCATCGGCATCAACTCGCAGATCTACTCGCGCTCGGGCGGCTTCATGGGCATCTCGTTCGCGATCCCGATCGATGTCGCGTTGAACGTCAAGGACCAGCTCATCCAGTATGGCCGCGTGCAGCGCGGCAAGCTCGGCGTCACGATCCAGGGCATGACGCGCGAGCTCGCGCAGTCGTTCGGACTTGCCGAACCGAAAGGCGCGCTGGTCTCAAACGTCGAAGCGGGCAGCGCCGCGGACAAGGCCGGCATCAAAGCCGGCGACGTCGTGCTCGGCGTCAACGGCACGAAGATCGATGACTCGGGCGACCTGCCGCGCATCATCGGCGACAAGCGCCCCGGCACCGAGGTGAAGCTTGAACTGTGGCGCGACGGCCGCACCCGCACGGTGACGGCGACGCTCGGCGAGATGCGCGGCGAAGCGATCGCGGGAGGCCGCGGCGAGCCGGGCAGTCCGCAGGGCGAAGACGCCGGCGGCAAGCTCGGCCTCGTCATTCGCCCGCTGACTGCGGAAGAAGCGGCGCAGCTGGACGTGCACGGCGGCATCGTCATCGAGCGCGCAACCGGTCCGGCGCAACGTGCCGGGCTGCAACGCGGCGACGTCATACTCTCGCTGAACAACCAGCCGGTGTCGGACGTCGCGTCGTTCCGCACGATGATCGAAAAAGCCGGCGACCGCTTCGCGCTGCTGATCCAGCGCGGCGGGGCACGCATCTTCGTGCCGATGCGCGTCAACTAG